A single genomic interval of Thermococcus celericrescens harbors:
- a CDS encoding ribosome assembly factor SBDS, with protein MPIGVDKAVIARLKTHGETFEILVDPYLARDFKEGRDVPIEDVLATPYVFKDAHKGDKASEHEMEKIFGTSDPYEVAKVILRKGDVQLTAEQRRQMIEDKRRYIATVIHRHAVDPRTGFPHPVDRILRAMDEAGVHVDLFKDAEAQIPGVIKAIRPLLPIKMEMKVIAVKVPGDYVGKAYGEIRKFGKIKREEWGSDGSWMFLIEIPGGIEEEFYEKLNALTRGEAVTKLIERKGL; from the coding sequence ATGCCCATAGGTGTGGATAAAGCCGTCATCGCCCGTCTGAAGACGCACGGCGAGACGTTTGAGATACTCGTTGACCCGTACCTTGCGAGGGACTTCAAGGAGGGCAGGGACGTCCCGATAGAGGATGTCCTCGCCACCCCTTACGTTTTCAAGGACGCCCACAAGGGCGACAAGGCCAGCGAGCACGAGATGGAGAAGATATTCGGAACCAGCGACCCCTACGAGGTGGCCAAGGTAATCCTCCGCAAGGGAGACGTCCAGCTCACCGCGGAGCAGAGGCGGCAGATGATAGAGGACAAGAGGCGCTACATAGCGACGGTAATACACAGGCATGCGGTTGACCCCAGAACGGGTTTTCCCCACCCCGTTGACAGGATTCTCCGGGCGATGGACGAGGCCGGTGTCCACGTTGACCTGTTCAAGGACGCCGAGGCACAGATTCCGGGAGTCATCAAGGCTATACGACCGCTCCTCCCGATAAAGATGGAGATGAAGGTCATCGCTGTGAAGGTGCCCGGTGATTACGTCGGAAAGGCCTACGGGGAGATCAGGAAGTTCGGAAAGATAAAGCGCGAGGAGTGGGGAAGCGACGGCTCGTGGATGTTCCTCATAGAGATTCCGGGAGGAATTGAAGAGGAGTTTTATGAGAAACTTAACGCCCTTACGAGGGGCGAGGCGGTAACTAAACTGATAGAGAGGAAGGGACTATGA